The sequence AAAGTGGCATTcgtcatcagcctcttggagggtaaggccctggcctgggctacgccactgtgggaccgagatgacccagttgctgccaatctccagaCCTTCCTGGCCGAatttcgctctgtctttgaggagccAGCCCGTGCTTCATCGGCAGAGAATGCTCTCCTTAACCTCTTCCCGGGGACCGCCTCTGTGGGCGAGTACGCCATCCAATTCCGCACGCAGGCAGTGGAGCTAGATTGAAATGAGGCCGCTCTGGTAGCCACcctcaagaagggcctgtccagtcgggtgaaagacgtactctccaCCCGAGACCTTCCGACCTCCTTGAACGagctcatcctactggctactaGGGTCGATATCCGgttctccgagagagaggaggaggttcggcaagaatggcggaggatccctcagaggtcatttccaggttacatctggggggttggtggtccgtgcggcaccgaggaggcaggcggcagggccgacatctcacactgctccgggatctgcTGTCTGTTGCACCGCCCTCCAGGGGGAATgtgcaacggaccgcagatcccAGAGCAGTGCGAGATGTCAGCCCTGCTGCCTGCCTGCACGGGCCCACCAAGCTCCCGGATGTAACCTGAAAATGATCTCTGaaggatcctccggcaggggcagtgatgacgtcgctacacctgctgggggatccctccggcgactgactggctgaagaggagagaagaggccaggagagatgaagacagtattaggtgagtataatttttatttttttgtagcaatgcagtggacattataagtatatgggggacattgcaggggaacaatataactatatgggggacattgcagggggatattataataataataatgcttttatttgtatagcgcacacagattccgcaggacttcacatagttttgccaattattgctccctagGGCTTAAAATCTAAATTCACACTATGTTTTggctgtgggaggaaaccggagtacccggaggaaacccaatTACCCAATAACCCAGACAATATAACTAttaggggacattgcagggggacaatataactatatggggacaatataactatatgggggacattgcaaggGGACAATatacctatatgggggacattgcagggggacaatataactatatggggacaatgtagggggacaatataactatatttgggacattgcagggggacaatataactatatgggggacattgcagggggacaatataactatatgggggacattgcaggggaacaatataactatatggcggccattgcagggacacattattactatatgggggacattgcaggggagcattattactatatggaggacaatgcagggacacattattagtatatggaggacaatgaaggggacattattacaatatgatgacacagcaggggatccttcatacagggggaaacccacatacctattgactttactgcaccaaatagaagaattactacagtttgagagcctatgggtgggaaaaaggaaggaagttgctagaaatgtgcagagcctaaaatgtttgtttggcaggttctgaagagatgaattgtagctgcaagaaatcatcatggtggtccgggccagatggagaggaaaatgaTAGTGACCCCTCAGATCAAGGAagtcgtcacctgtgagttactgtatgATGTTTTTGTACTGaggagaacattatttggtaggggtgcaacactggGTGAGGGGTGAaaagaaagagggatgcttttactttgggggggggggggattgtggcattttgcactgggatatgattatagcttttttttttatagtctggtcctccgacggtcttagggacagcgaactggccccctgtgtgaaaagtttggggacccctgctctagGGGGTAATATCTCTCCAATATTTTTAGTCATACATAGTGAAAATCAGATATCATGATAGTATGGTTTCTAGGGACCCGAATAGGACATCAGGTTGATTATCACTATTGAGAAATTACTGACATTTTTATTTCTAAGTTTATACTGAATATCTTTCAGGTTGATTTCAAATATAAATCCTCTTTTATTACTGGATATGGAGATTCTTTTTACTGGGGCTGTTATACTGGGGACTGCGGCTATGAAACTAATCGTTGGAGTCAACCTGTGGATAACAGAACATCGTACCCGAGCCAGTGGTACCAGTATGAAGGTTATTCAAGGAGACGTGTGGACAATGATAAACCATTCCAACTCCTGTAAGATCTGTGGCGGGATTAAGGTAGAATTCTGTCTGCTGATTTTTCTGCCTATAATGTGAACATATGATCACAGTTCTTCCTTACTGCTGGAGCCTAGATAGACAGGATTACACCTAACAGTAACACAATGGCCCTCATTTACTAAGATTGTCAGGTTAAATGTTTTAGTTTCCCAAACCACCAGATTTATAAATGTGTCTCATGCCCTTGGTAAATTGGCTATACAAAATAAGGTGGGAGCTGCTATGAATCTACACCTGGGATGCTGCCTATATTCCAACCACAGAACATGCTATAAATAGACACAGAGAAACAATAGATAGCGCACCCACAAAAGTatgacaaacatattaaattctcaataacatctttattatcacaaatacataaaaaaacaaagcaaatggaCAGACACTTAAAAACACCTAATAACCCAATCAGGGTAAACCATCACAGAAAAAACGCATGAAACTGTACATGTCGCTCCCACCGCAACCCCAAACAATATTAACTCCAGGCTCTGTATATTACATAGCCAAATGTATCTTAGAAACTGACACTCACAATAAATAcctctttagggtataaacccacacacggcatatatgctgcgtatttactgctgcgatacgcagcaaatacgcagcagattagatctaaataactgaacacagcatcaaatctgcaccatcaaatctgctgcgtatttgttgcgtatctgctgcgtatacggtgtgtgggtttgtacccttaggctgggttcacactacgtatatttcagtcagtattgtggtcctcatattgcaaccaaaaccaggagtggattgaaaacacagaaaggctctgttcacacaatgttgaaattgagtggatggccgccatataacagtaaataactgccattatttcaatataacagccgttgttttaaaataacagcaaatatttgccattaaatggcggctatccactcaatttcaacattgtgtaaacagatcctttctgggtttttaatccactcctggttttggttgcaatatgaggaccacaatactgactcaaatatacgtagtgtgaacccagccttaaagtgcaagtgcccacacaaaaaataaataaatagagtagtcaatagaaaaattcatgaaaacacacaaaaagtgACCATATGCTAAAGCACCCTAATACCAAAAAGTCAGTTgctaaaagaaaatattaaatcgCTTATCACCCAGGGCTCTGGGATGGGACTCCAGACTGCAAACCCTACGCGTATCCTCACATCACGTGTCTTCGTCAGGGGTAATGGTTCAACAGTACACACATCCTTTTATATCCATTTGCCcagaaattaataaataaattaaataaatatttacaaaCTAAACTAAATTCAGGTGTCCGTTACCTGGTCAGTTGAGGAGGAGTATTATCTGCATGCCACCATCATGGCGTATCCCCACGTGCGTGTCACCTAGTGTGCATGACCGGACATGCATATCACCATGATATATACCGGAACTCCACAAGCGCTACACTCAGAGTCACATGTTTGCGTTCCATTTACAACCAGATCCTGAGTCATATCGTGACCAGACCCTGCCTCCTCCTATCATGAGTCACATGATCACTTAGCTCATTATCTCCGACCACCTATATGTCATCCACTTCCTCATGTAGACAGAGTACTTCAACCTTTCGGCACACCAGTCCTCATTACTCTTATTGGATGGAGGGCCCCCATGACCTTCATCATTTGGTCAACTTGATCTATGACTTTGCTGAAACCTCAGGTCTCTAGTTTTAGTCTCAGATGTTTAAACTGTGACTGGTAGCCACATTCCCCTGGTCAAGCTAATACATTCAGATCCCCTAGAAAACCGGAGAACAGCAAATCTTCATTCATGCCTCTCAGGACCTCAGacctcaaattaaaggggtattccccctaagagctaaaaaaatgaaatgcctccAAACATAGCTGTTCTtattcaccaagtccccctgagtattttgagccatctcccgcctttctagctgctgccattcccgaGAAAAAGTTTTTTCTATAAAAGCCATCTATATCCAATAtggtgctggccaggaaactacatttcccatcatgcagtgcttctcgctgcttgctgggacctgtagctctacagaagctctgtgacctgaaatattgtgatgtggatggatagcacatagttctacacaatatatcaggtcacagaacttctgtagaactacaggtcccagcaagctgctatccatccaaatcagaaactgtgtgacctcttatattgtgtagaactacaggtctaAGCAAGCTTCCATCAGTCCAAATCAGAAACTGTGTGACCTGATATactgtgatgtggatggatagcagcttgctgggacctgtagttctacagaagttctgtgacctgatatattgtgtagaactacaggtcttagcaagctgctatccatccacatcacaatatatcaggttacagatatagatagatagcaggATCACGAGGGTCAGCCGGGACGGGGCAGGCATGGGGGTTAGCGGTGGACTCTGCGGGGAACTGATGTGGCGATGCAGCCGGGTGCGGGAGAGGAGCGTAGGCCGGTGGGCAGATCAGTTCCGGAGGTGGAGTGCCGCAGGCAACCGGGTGAGGTGCCGGGTGAcctcggggggtgggggggggagttgtGCCAGGCATCTTACTTACCGGgtgaggtcggggggggggggggttccgagAGTGGGGTGCCGGGCCGGTCACCTGCCGTGTGAGCTCCGGGGGTGGGGTGATGCAGCTGGCAGCTGGGAGAGTTCAGGGGAGGGGTGGGGCGCTACCGCTGGCGGCCGGGTGAGCTCCGGGGTGGGGGGGCCGGCCGTGTCACCTGGCGCTGCCGCTGGCGGCCGTCTCACTTTCGGGGTGAGCTCCGgcgcgggcggggggggggcgggctggcagCCGGGTGAGCTCCAGGGTGGGGTGGCCTTGCCGCAGCCGCTGGAGGCAGTCTCACTTGCCGGGTGAGCTCCGAGCTCCGGTGGGGCGGGGCGGTCTGGCGGGGTCTGTGCCGCTGGCGGCCGGGTGAGCTCCGGGATGGGGGGGCCGGCCGTGCCACCTGGAGCTGCCGCTGGCGGCCATCTCACTTGCCGGGTGAGCTCCGGCGGGGGGGCTGTGCCTCTGGCGGCCGGGTAAGTTCGCAGTTCCCGGGTGAATTCCggataactttgggggggggggctgccagccAGGTGAGTtcggggggggatggacaagtaGCGCTGTGCTGGGGATGATTGTTCTGAGGACCGGTGCGGGAAAGGagcagtggtggtggggggtgcagggtgggTTTGCTGGATTGTGGTGCGGGGGTGGGAGGGGGCTGCTTTCACAGAGGGAGACGGTGATCTGCAGCAGCAGCTCTCACTGTCCTCTATCACTTCaatgggcagggttagaagcgctagcccggcccattgaagaaactgaggacatgtgatgccgtctcggagggtgcgggccaggagcagggagccgtgtcggagtggactgagatctgatgattctatgcattcggtgggggtggatgcatctagataacagcaaaactgtacagaatccataataactttatattaaaAAGAtgtaaagctacgggtgggcaacgtattaatgcaaaaataattttggggggaatacccctttaaatatccatTTGGATTCCATCTGTaataaagcattttttttctcaCATCCACGTATATTTCTGTGTAACTTTTGGAGTTCACAAACCTTCATTCCCGTTAGTCTTCGAGAATGTACCTTGAGGAAATGAGATGCTACTGATGTCAACATCTTACCCTCGCATGCATCCCTGCGAGCTAACAATATAGTCGAGACATGTTTCTGGATTCTCTTGCGCAGTTGCTGTCCCGTTTGACCAACATAGATCTTATGACATGAGCAGGTTATAGCATAAACCACATCCTTTGTTTTGCAGTTAATATGGTCCTTTAGAGCAAATTCCTCTCCAGTGCATAGGGTAAGCAATTGGCCAAATAGGGTAAGCAAATCTGGCACATGTAAAGATTGTCTAGTCTTGCATTTAGAAAGTTTTCGTAAATGTAAATCTTTTCTGCATTTCTATTTTGTGAGGTTATTATTGATCAGGTTACAGTGTTTCTGTACTGCTGTAAAATATGCAAGATTATATCACTGACATTAGCAGACAGAACTTCTGTACCTAAAAGCTCTACCTTATAGACGTGCAGAACCAGATCATAGCATATTGTGCTGCTGGAGACCAGATAGGCAGTATtacatcactgaccatagagaatagcatagtaaggctatgttcacactacgtaaaaaaacacggctgtatttcacaacaatggccgtaattgcgcaaacaacggcctatatttttacaaataacggccgttgtgcaattacggccattgttatggAATACGGCCTTGTtttttacagagtgtgaacccggcctaatagtAGTTGTTTCCCTTGCCACTTTCTAGACTTGGGGCACTTTTCTTGAAGACTGTATCAGACTGTGGGCCTAGTACTATTACAATATAATCAGGATGCAcctttactgggttcacactatgtatatttgaggctgtatttgtgaggctgtatagcaaccaaaaccaggagtggattgaaaacacagaaaggatctgttcacataatgttgtaattgagtggatggccgtcatttaatggcaaatttttgctgttattttaaaacaacggctgttatattgaaatgatggcagttatttaccgttatatgacggccatccactcaatttcaacattgtgtgaacagagcctttctgtgttttcaatccactcctggttttggttgctatgaggacctgacttgaggaccaaatactgcctgaagtatacagtgtgtgaacccagcctaattaattAGTTAATTCTGCTCATTAAATCTATTCATCACCATTGTTGCTTATGTCTCATCAGGGAAAGTAGTTGTTGCTGGGTTTCCAATAATGATTTTGAAAGTGGGTGGCAACTGATCACCTCGGTGGATCTAGGAATCAGATCTGATACTCGGATGCCAAACAGCTCACCTCTGACCACTATCATACCTATTATAAGGTAAGGCATTCAGCCATTGCAAAAACAGCTTATATcccacataaaaaaataatataatataatattcatttttatacttatttcactttaaagaagcagttcactttttttttttctctcccccccaggtagccgctgtcatgtatacttacataagatgatcggtgtcccgttcccgtcggtcagttccgtcccgcggtgccgttcacatcgggcgcgcgctcacttccgccggctgctgcaagtcctcttctctgcccagtgattatacgccggaagtcactcgcttccatgcattctctatggaagcgcgtgacttccggcgttcaaatgacaagggagagaaaaggagtcacagcgccggcggaagtgagcgcgcgcccgatgtgaacggcaccgcgggacggaactgaccgacgggaacgggacaccgatcatcttatgtaagtatacatgacagcggctacccgggggggcaaaaaaaaaaaaagtgaactgcttctttaagtcacTATGTTAAAAGCTTGTtgcttttttatatgtttttaaggATCCCTCAGAATTGTGCAACCACCATTAATTTATTAGGACATGACCCAGATGGAGACCTTGTGTCATGCCGATATGGATATTCCTATGAAGAATGCTCAATTTGTTCCAGGAAGTTTCAAATAGACAAGGTAAGATTCTAAAAAATATCTCTCTTCTTCATCAAAGTGGTCAAAAggtttcaggccatgttcacacactgtattttagcattaaccccttgaggaccaagcccaaaatgacccagtggaccatgcaaattttcatttttgtgtttttgttttatcctcctccccttctaagaggtctaacactttcagttttctatctacagggccatgtaagtgcttgtttttttcaggagtattaataaaatgggcctattgtgatgcgtataacggttttagtttttcacctatggtaCTAtaaggggtgtcatttttttctgccatgatctctagtttttattaataccatatttgtgaagatcggatgttttgatcactttttataaaaaaaaatttatatacataatgtaacaaaaaatctgtaatcctggcactttttttcctcttttcatttacgccattcgccattagtgatggcgattgttatattttaatagattggacaattacacacgctacggtatattatatgtttatttatttttagatgttttatgtatataatgggaaaggggggtgatttaaacttttattgtgggagggACTTTGGGGTGTTTgtaaagacatttttactttttttcttacacatttgaagtccctttgggggacttttacatacatttgatTATACACActtatcactgctatgccataggcatagcattgatcagtgtgataggcattCTGCTccctgagcctgcctgtggcagactcagtgACCAGAAAGCCGATCGgaggcacagaggcaggtgagagaccttcgGCGGTCCGATACAAcaatcccgatcggtaagtgacaggggactcccccttgtcacttacacttaaacgctgggtttaagtggttaatgacaggctgcagtctgtcattaacggtaagggccgggctgctcactgtAGCCGGCCCCCatctcctatgaagcgcgctccgctccagtgcacgcttcatagctcaggacatagCTCTGTCTGCTCAGACTTCCTGGGTGTACCGGTACGTcttaggtcatctaggggttaaacaactatggccgttgttctcCCAGGCAGCATAAAATAAATGACAGGTCTCTTTTGTACTGCCGCTATTCGGTTaacagcggccgtacaaaataACCTGTGcttacagtgtaaagtatggccttAGTAGCATCAAAGATCCACTATCTAATTGTAAATATGaagtaaccagggctgtggagtcagtaaggcAGACATCTGACTCTGACCTCTCTATAGCTTATTTATAATAATTACCAATAACAGTTCAATATTTGCTGGAGTCCACCCAAAACTAACTCTGGCTCCAACTCCACGACTCTGACTTCACAGCCCTGAAAGTAACTTAAGAACTATACATGATCCgaaaatatatataaaccacatgtaatatataatctTTGTTCTAGAACCAATGTACCTTGTCAATTCCATCAGGGATGAAGACCGGATCTTATGTAGTAGAATTAATACTTGAAGACTTTCCAAACAAAAACATTTACCTCACATACAACGATGGAACAAGGGTTTACAAATACAGGCCCATTAACCGTAAAAGTCGAGAACTTCCAGAGGATTCCAAAAAATATTACTGGGGCACCACCGAACAACCAGATTATTTTTGGACAGAAGCTATAGAATCAACCATGACTACAGCCCTAGATTATATTACTGAAGCTGTTACTGATATCCTCACAGAAGAGACTTCTTATTATTATAGTACAAAAGAAACAACTGTATATCCTGAAATTCAGACTACCACAGATTCCTACACTACGGATGTAGAAACATCTCCATTTGTTACCACTACCCCACATTATTCCACTACAGAAGGAACAACTTCAGCTACCCAGACTACAACATATTATTATACTACAGAAGAAGAAATTCAGACTACCACAGATTCTTACACTACCGATATTGAAACATCTCCATTTGTTACCACTACCCCACATTATTCCACTACAGAAGGAACAACTTCAGCTACCCAGACTACAACATATTATTATACTACAGAAGGAGAAATTCAGACCACCTTAGCGGTCACTGATCTGCCACAGACTTCTACACAACACATTTCCACCCAGGCTGAGACATTTCCATATGAAACAACAGGATGGGATTTTTACCCAAATACAGATTCACCTATCTACATGCATTCCCTGAGCAGAATTTCTCTGCAGTTTTTAGTTGATGGTAAGAATAATTTCTAAGAACAATGTCTCATGCACACAAGCTAATATACATAGGATGTGATGTAACTCAAAATCTAGTTTGagtataaagtttttttattataaagtttTCTATTTAATATTCTTTATTTTGTCTATTTGAAAATCTTTTAACAGGTTTCAATCACATTTTTATAATTTGGTAAATTTGTATTCTGGTTTTAGAACTCAAAATTCCAATTgcaaaaaaactgcatttttaagTGACCTGCTGTAATAGGGGATCACAGGTGATAATGTATGGAATTGGCACATCAGCTACAACAGCTGGCATTCCTTCATATATGATGGCTGTCAGAGCATCATCAGGGTTGCTTTGCAAAAGTTGGAGGACATCAGTCAACCTGGATGGATAACACAGTTTATATCTATGTCTAGCATAGATATGATTATTGAATTAAAAAGAACTCCACCTACCTCTAatcacaatgcccccccccccaaaaggtatattgtgttttctctttttgtttttttttacgcctGCTTTTTATACCTACAGTTACCAGCTCAGTTCCCTCCTGCACACTTGGGCATTATAGACCAAAATTTATTTTGCCTACACCACATCAAGGAGAGAGGCTACTGACCAATGCAGGAAGTGTATTCCAGCTCCATCTATCAGCTCAAGCAGTTTATGAAAGGTAAAACCAGCGCCTTCCATTGCAATAATCCCCATTTACTGATATCAGACTAACGATTATAGGgtttgtacattaaaaaaaaagtctgctaaCTTGTATACAAAATGGCACACATTTCCACAGGCATGGGTGTAACTAGGATTCAGGGGGCCCTATAGTGAAAAACAGTATAGGCCCCATCTAGTTGTTAATCCAGCATGTATTGGTACCAGATTAATGGGATTTTACTTTGCACAGTTTACTCCAATATAAGAGGCAATAATAATCTGTCCAGAAAAGGAAACCAAATTTCAAACAGCACAGAATATACGACCCAAGCCTACTGATAACAATACAAAGATTTAACAACAAActcctgacatgtcatagtgacatctGAGAAATTTTTTTGCAGGTGCAGGTGACATTCGTTAAAACAAAGGGACAGAAGTGTTCGGCAGTGTGCGCCATGCTCCTTCATCTATGCTCTAAACAGCTATAGTATAATGGAAATTTTCCTTCATATAGAATTGCCAGAAGTCACAGACTTCCATTATAATGGCTTATTCCCTCATATTTTACGGATGCTACGGAcgaggaagccctgtagtggagtgtttccccgTCCGGCATGATGAATCAATATTATTCCGGGAGCAAGGAAACTGTTTGACACTCCGCcgggctctgtcattacagtgccgcagagattcaaacagtaTCCCCGCTTTCGGCATGATATTGATTCAACATGCCAGACGGGGAAACACTCCACTAACAGGGCTTCCTCGTCCTCGGGACGTTGAAATAAGCCCTTTCTGTTCACCGATCACTGTAGCTGTTTAGAGGGGAGATAAAGGGGCAC is a genomic window of Dendropsophus ebraccatus isolate aDenEbr1 chromosome 4, aDenEbr1.pat, whole genome shotgun sequence containing:
- the LOC138788183 gene encoding uncharacterized protein isoform X1; protein product: MILATDGSSAAMAGFQVFIVCTSIFTAVSASHMQGGTISFKATEKTNAGWMVDFKYKSSFITGYGDSFYWGCYTGDCGYETNRWSQPVDNRTSYPSQWYQYEGYSRRRVDNDKPFQLLESSCCWVSNNDFESGWQLITSVDLGIRSDTRMPNSSPLTTIIPIIRIPQNCATTINLLGHDPDGDLVSCRYGYSYEECSICSRKFQIDKNQCTLSIPSGMKTGSYVVELILEDFPNKNIYLTYNDGTRVYKYRPINRKSRELPEDSKKYYWGTTEQPDYFWTEAIESTMTTALDYITEAVTDILTEETSYYYSTKETTVYPEIQTTTDSYTTDVETSPFVTTTPHYSTTEGTTSATQTTTYYYTTEEEIQTTTDSYTTDIETSPFVTTTPHYSTTEGTTSATQTTTYYYTTEGEIQTTLAVTDLPQTSTQHISTQAETFPYETTGWDFYPNTDSPIYMHSLSRISLQFLVDVTSSVPSCTLGHYRPKFILPTPHQGERLLTNAGSVFQLHLSAQAVYESVSDFKVSGPSGLTKSFTGKSRSSTKSMVVEWTPSKNSVGDHVPFCFVAETSNGYQSEMRCVIAVVGPSSLDNIELICHENTMTLIAAKSSDHELYENQFRLNDPKCLVSSNSTHLVASVAYNTCGTETVETEHDIVFKNQATSFSSRFSVITRKHGVSIPFNCSFPKKNRVSASFLAHKSDYVFTEAGFGNFTYKFQFFTDDRFAEVETQFPLEVTLRELIYMEIQVSSSVPNVELFVESCKATPHDNPNDPTFYDLIQNGCIKDETVVVYSSTRTQYRFAMEAFAFIGEYNEVYLSCTVILCKFGALGTRCAKQCITKSLEEFNRQRHKRSVNSESQQHFISQGPVKMKRQSPSNADLGEAASLNVNTLVISLSGVVIFILLGFIIHIYVKRYRPPGYKLLKNEDF